Below is a genomic region from Persicimonas caeni.
TTCGGCGTCGGCGTCTTCGCCCGTGTCTTCGACGTCGCCCGCGTCATGCCGGTCGGCGTCATCGGGACCGCCGTCCTCAGGACCGATATCGGACGCGTCGAAATCGGTATCCGAGACGGCGTCCCTGCCGGCGTCGAGCGGTGATCGATTCGTGCCCGCGTCCGAGCAACCGGCCGCGGCGGCAGCGAGAAAACATAGATATACTAAGGTCCAACGAGACGAACGGAACATGACGTGCAGCCCTTCGATTGAGGTCTAATTCAACCGAAAAAGGCTAGCCCAGCGCGGGCTCGTGGGACAATTTACGGATCAGTAGGGGGGAGGCGCTTGGGGGCGACTTCAGGGCTCGGGGACTTCGATGCCGTAGTCGCCCATCCACTTGGCCATCAACTCGGCGCGGCTGTTGACGTTGAGGCTTCGAAAGACCGCGACCACGTACTGGTGCGCCGAGCCTTGGGTGAGGTTCATCAGCTCGGCGATTTCGGCTTCGGAGTAGCCGTCGAGCAGGTACAACAGTGTCTCGCGCTGGCGCGGGGTCAGAGACTGTTGGTGCTTGTAGAGCCCGAAGCTCATCGCCAGGCGCGCCCAGAAGGGCCCCAGCCCTTTGTTGAGGGCGTGGACCGTGTTGCGGTCGATAGGCGCGAAGGACGTGGGGCCGCGCCGGTCGAAGCCCAGGTGGACTTCGACGGAGTCGTCGAGCGCAAAGACGCTGATCATGCGGTCTCGAACGTCCATCTGCTCCATGAGCCAGCCTGTGCTGCAGCTCTCCCACGGCTCGTCGCCTAGCACGTCTTGGCGGATAAAGGTGCGGTGCTCGCCGGCCGCTGCGATATTGTGCTGAATCCAGGTGTCGTGGGGCATGCGCTCGCGGCGGAACTCCTCGATCGCTGCGGCGTGGGCCGGGTCGTAAGAGTCGGGGGCGTAGAACACCTCGGCAGGCACCCAGCCTTCGATATAGCCCAGGCGCTCGGCGCGTCGGTCGAGCTCGGAGTGATGGGCGAGCACCAGAAACGCGGTGTCGAAGTCGAGCACGTCGGAGACGCGTTGCCAGAACTCCTCGATCACCTCATCGGGCTTCGAGATCGGCTTGGCAGCCAAGCTCGCCCACACAAAGGCGATCTTGCGCCAAGTCTCGGGAGAGACAGCCGACTTCGAGTTGGCAGAAACTGCGTCGTCACTCATGTGCCACAGGCGTCATGTGGGATGGAACGGGCGCATTGTAGCCAATTGTGGCGCAGTTTCCAGTTCAACCCGTAGCTCGAAGAAAACGACGCCTCGCGCGGTCGGCGAGGGCTTCGTCGAGGAAGTCGAACAGGTCGCGCCAGTACTGCCGCGCATTTTCTCGCCACATGAGCGCGTGAAAGGTGTGCAACTCGCCGTCGTAGTAGCGGTCGTCGCAGAAGCCGCCGAGTCGGGCGACGGTGCGCGCCAGCCGGCGCGTGTCGTCGAGCAGCGGGTCTCGCGTGCCCACCGCCGCGAACACGGGCGGCAAGGGCCGGTCGGTCTTGTCGGCGCGCTCGAGCACCCGCAACGGATCGGCCATAGGGGGCGTCGAGGCGGGTTCGAGGTCGGCGTTGGGCAAGTAGGCGTCAGCCGCCTCGAGCAGGCGGTCGCGCACGAATTTGGAGACCCGCTTGTTCTTGCGACGCTCGATGCGCAACGGGTCGGACACCTGCAGGATACCGCAGGTGGGCACCGACGCAGCCGGCACGACGCCGCGCTCGAAGACGTGGCGCGCCCACGGCTCGGTACGCTCGACGGTGGCCGCCACGGTCAACGCCGTGACCAGGTTCGCCCCCGCCGACTCACCGGCGACGATGGCTCGGGAGGCGTCGGCGCCGTACTCGTCGGCCCGGTCGAGCATCCACAGATACGCCGCGCAGGTATCTTCGGCCGCCGCGGGATAGCGGTGCTCAGGGGCGAGTCGATAGTTGATGTTGAAGACCACGTAGCCCTGGCGAGCCAGCGTCTTGGCCATCATCCAGTGGGTGTCCTTCGACAGGATGCGAAAGCCGCCGCCGTGCACGTAGAGCACGGCCGGGTAGGTGCGGTCGTCGTCGGGGCGGTAGACGTCGAGGCGGTGATGCTCGGCGCCCGAGTCGGCGTAGGCGATGTCGCGATGGACCACCACGTCGTGGTCGCCGTAGCCCTCCGGCGGCTCGAGCATGCCGGCGCTCTCCATGCCCTGGAACGCGCTGCGCACGGCGAAGCCGCTCAATGCGCGCTCGAACGCCTCCGGCACCAAAAGGTTCTGGCCCGGTCGCTTGGTGGATTGTCCTGCAGTGAGGTTCAACATCGTCTGTCCTGCCGTCTACGTTTCGCGGCCATCGGCTCGAAATAGCGGCCATTGACGATTCGTTCATGGCCTTGCGAAACTAAGATGCAAGTGACCCCCACTTCGAAACATAAACAGGAGTTTTCGTTGGCCGATAGCCACGTAAACCGAGCAGGCACGTCGTACCCGGCGACAATCTGCGCCGATGATTCGATCCCGAAGGCGGCGATCAAGGCGCTCGACTACGTGCTCGAGTATTTCGACGTCACCGTCGAGGGCGCCGAGCGCATCCCCGAGGGCGGCTCACTGCTCGTCGGCAATCACTCGCACTTCGGCATCGACAGCCTGGCGTTCTTCCCGGCGCTCTACGGCGCCACCGGGCGCATCCCGCGCGGCATGGCGCTGCGCTCGCTGTTCGGCGTGCCCGGTCTCAAATGGCTGATGCACCAGCTCGGCGCCGTCGAGGGCACGCGCAGCACGTGCATCGACTTGTTGGACAGCGACGAGATGGTCGTGACCTACCCGGGCGGGGCGAAGGACTCCATCAAGGGCAAGGACGACCGCTACACCCTCAAGTGGGGCGAGCGCCAGGGCTTTGCCGATGTGGCCATCCGCGCCCAGAAGCCGATCGTGCCCTTCGCGGCCATCGGCCCCGACGAGGTCTTTCCCGTGCTCAACAACCGCGGCCTCGTCTCGGCGCCCTTTTTGGGCGACAAGTCTTACAAGGTCCCCATCCTCATCCCGATCGCTCGTCGCGTGCCGTTCTATTTCCATATCGGCGAGCCCATCTCACCGCCCGACATCAGCGACGTCGACGATCCTTGGGAGCTCGTTGCGATTCGCCGCGACTTCGCCGAGAGCGCCCGCGAGGCACTCGAAGAGCTCATCGGAGAGGGCCTCGAGGCGCGACGCGAGCGTCGACGGCAGAACGAACGCCGCGGCCGCCGCGGTCTGATCCGCGACGCGATTGCGGCGCTATTGCCGTAAGAAGCACCGAACGCTGTTGCCGTAAGTAGCACCGAACGCTGTTGCCGTAAGTAGCACCGAACAGGGTGCGACAATTTGCCACATTTTCATCCGTGCGCTGCCCGGTACCATACGACGCATTACCCCTCGCGGGTCCCAAATAGCGTTGTAATGGACCAATCGCACTGACGGATGAACCATGATGAGCACACCTAGCAGTCTCCTTTCGCCTCGCCTCCTCCTCTCCGCGCTGACCGGCCTGACCTTGATGGCCACGGCCTGCGGCGATGACGCCTCCGACAATGACGACGCCGCCCCGCAGGACGTGACCCTGCGCTTCCAGGGGATGGTCGGCGACGAGTCGTTCGCCTGCGGGCAAACCTACGCCGGCATGGGCACGACCGACACCGACGTCGAGTTCCACGACTTCAAGGTGTACGTCTCCGAGGTCGCGCTGGTGACCGCCGACGGGGCCAAGGTGCCCGTCGAGCTGGCCCAGGACGGCATGTGGCAGCACGAGAACGTCGCCTTGCTCGACTTCGAGGACAAGACCGGCGGCTGCGCGAACGGCACCGCCGAACTCAACGACACAGTCGTCGGCCAGGTGCCCGACGGCGACTATACCGGCGTCGAGTTCGTCGTCGGCGTCCCCTTCGAGCTCAACCACGACGACGTGGCCACCGCGCCCGCCCCGCTGAACTTGAGCTCGATGTACTGGTCGTGGGCGGCGGGCTACAAATTCCTGCGCGTCGACGGCCAGACAGGCGACACCGCCGGCTTCCAGCTCCACCTCGGCAGCACTGCCTGTGAGGGTGAGCAGGGCAACGTTTCTGGCTGCTCGAACCCCAACCGCATCCAGGTCAGCCTCGACGACTTCGATCCCGCCCAGGACGTCATCGCCATCGACGCCGGCCAACTGCTCGCCGATCTCGACTTGAGCACCAAAGAGAGCGGCGAGGCCGCCGTGTGCATGTCCTTCCCGGACCACACCGATTGCGAGCAGGTCTTCGACAAGTACGGCCTGAGCTTCGGCTCGGTGGAGGCCGGTGTGCAGACGTTCGTGACGAAGAAATAGACCCCACTGGCCACGCTATGCACAAACTCACCACACCACTGGCCATCATCGCCGCGACGCTCCTTGCTGCTTGCGGCGCGGACGACCCGTCCCCCACGGCCGAGTCGACCTACGCCTGGAACGTGCCCGAGGGATTCCCCCTCCCACGGGTGCCCGAGGACAATCCGATGTCCGAGGCGAAGGTCGAGCTCGGCCGCCACCTCTTCTACGACACGCGCCTGTCGGTCAACGAGACGACCTCGTGCGCGACGTGTCACAAGCAAGAGCTCGCTTTCACCGACGGCAAGACGACCGCCGAGGGGGCCACCGGCGACATCCACCCGCGAAACTCGATGGCGCTGGTCAACGTGGCCTACGCCTCGACGCTCAACTGGGCGAACCCGGTGACGACCACCCTCGAGCAGCAGGCGATGGTCCCACTGTTCAACGAGGACCCGGTCGAGCTCGGCTGGGTGGGCCACGTCGACGAGATCTTGGGCCGCCTGCGCGCCGACGAGCGCTACCCGGCGATGTTCGAGGCCGCGTTTCCGGACGCCGACGACGAGTTGGTCAGCCTCGACCACGTCGTCAAGGCGATCTCGGCGTTCGAGCGCACGCTGATCTCGGGCAATTCGCCCTTCGACCAGTACATGTACGGCGGTGACGACGACGCCCTGTCCGCCTCGGCCAAGCGCGGCATGGAGCTCTTCTTCAGCGAGCGCCTCGAGTGCTTCCACTGCCACGGCGGGTTCAACTTCTCCGACTCCAACGACCACGAGAACACCGTGTTTCGCGAGGTCGCCTTCCACAACAACGGCCTCTACAATATCGACGACACCGGCAATTACCCGGAGGGCAACCAGGGGCTATACGACTCGACCGGCCGCCCCGAGGATCGCGGCCGCTTCCGCGCGCCCACCCTGCGCAATATCGCGCTGACCGCCCCGTATATGCACGACGGGAGCATCGCCACGCTCGAAGAGATCGTCGATCACTACGCCGCCGGCGGCCGATTCGTCACCGACGGGCCCTATTTCGGCGACGGGCGCGACCACCCCAACAAGAGCCAGTTCGTCAGCGGTTTTCTGATCACCGACGAGGAGAAGGCCGACCTGGTCGCCTTCTTGGAGAGCCTGACCGACGAGACGTTCATCAACGACCCGCGGTTTGGCGACCCGTTCGCGCAAGCTGGCCCAAGCCAAGAGCAAAACGAGGAGCAGTGATGCGACGCGTTGTACGGGTTTTCTTGGCGACCGTCGTGCTGGCGGGAGTGTCGGCGGTCGCCCTGGGCGCCTGCTCGTGGCGCATCGACTGGCCAGAGCACAGGCTCGACGTGTTCATCACCCACGAGTCTGAAACCGAACGAGCCGGGCAGGGCGAACAGGTCGAGCAGGGCGCCTCGGCCGACGCGGTCATCGTCAACGACCTGGGCTTCGAGGTGCGCGTCGACGCCGCCTACCTGGTTACCGACACGGTCACGCTGCTCGCCTGCGACGAGGTCGACGACCCGCGCGACTTGCCGGGGTTTAGCCTGCGCACGCTCACCCGAGCGCTGCTCCCTTCGGCGCACGCCCACGGCCCGACCACGCCCACCCGGCTGGGCACACCCCACGTCGAGGCGCTCGTTGGAGCGTCCAGCCGATCGTCGCATCCGTGGCGCATCGGGGAGTTCCTGCCGCCCCCGGGCGACTATTGCGCCGTGCGCCTCGACGTGCGCGCCGCCGACGACGACGCCATCGGGCTTCCCGCCGACGTCGACATGGTCGGGCGCACCCTCTACGTGCGCGGGACCTATCTTGCGCCGGACGAGGATGCGCCAAACGAAAATGCCCCAAAGCCCTTCGAACTCGCCACCGGCGCAGCCTTCGACATCGAGCTCGACAAGGTCGCCTCGACGACCGGCGCCGCCGCGCCGTGGAGCTTTCCGCGATCGGGCGCGAAGACGGGGCGAGTGATCCTGAACAAGAATATGGCGGCCTGGTTCGAGGGCGTCGATTTCACCGACGCCGACCCCGAGCAGACCGCCCGCGCCGTGCTGCTCAACGCACGCGAGTCCATCGAGCTCGACGTCGAGCTGGGGAGTTGAGATGACCCGACCGAACACGCCCAAGACGCTCGCGCTGCTCGTCGCCGCGCTCACCTTGCTCACCGTGCTCACGGTGCCCCGCGCAGCCCACGCCCACCACGTCGTCTCCGAGTCGGGCATCGCCTTCGTCGAGCCGATGTCGGTCGCCGAGGTCGAGCTTCGCGCCGCGTCCTTCGACTTCGGCCGCTACTTTCGCGGCGACTATCAGATATTGACCGCCGCCCTCGAATGGGCCGCGACCGACCGCTTCTCGGCCACCGCTCGCGTGCCCGTGGCCTACATCCAATACGACGACGGCCGCCAGGTCATCGGCCTGTCCGACGTCGAGCTGAGCGCCAAGTTTTCGCTCTACGAGTCCGACCACGGCGGCTTGCTCGTGTCGGCGGGCGCGGGGACTGCGTTGCCCACGGGCGTCGAGGAGGACGGCCTGGGCGCCGGCCACGTCGAGTTCTCCCCGTTCGTGGCCGTCTCCACCCAGCCGGCCGACTGGCTCGTCTTCTACGCGCTGGGCGCGGGGCGCTTTTCTGTGTTCGACGGCGACGACGCCGCCGACGACGAAGAGATGGTCGACCCGACCACCGGCGAGCAGCTCGGCCCCCACGGCTCGGTGCTGTCGCCGCACAGCCCCCAGGAGGCGTTCACTCGCCTGGGCGGCGCGCTCGTCTGGGGGCCCGCGTACGCCTCGGTGGGCGTCGACCACGTCTTCGTGCTCGACGGCGCGATGGACGACACCACGGTGCTGCGCAACGAACTCGGCTGGGCCAGGGCAGGGGAGTATCGGCTGGCCGCCGGCGTCGACCTTCCGGTCGCCGGAGCCGATCGCTACGGCTGGCAAGGGCGGGTGAGCGTGGCGTGGATGTTTTAAGTAACTACACGAAGATTCTGTCGGTCATCTCGGCGGCTCTCGACGCCAATCACTGCGTCGCCATCCCTCGACGATGCCGCTGGCATCGCCTGCGGGCTGTCTCCTTGTGCTTGCCGCCGATTGCTCGCCGAGCTTTCCCGCACAATCTCCGTGCAGTTACTTAGATTATCGCACGATGTTGACCACGATCGTCTCGACCATCGCATCGCACTCCCACCGGCCCTCGCGCGTGGCCTCGGCGACCATCCCCGGCGACCAATTCGCGCAGCGCAGCGCGAACATCTCCGGGTACAAGCTCACCGGCAACTCCCCCGACAGGTTAACCTGCAGGTAGCGCGGCGGCTGCTTGTTGAGCTCTTCGGCCTGCTCGGCCGCCTTGTTCAGCGCGGCGTGGGCGCGGTCGAAGTCGTAGCTCGCCGCGAGTTTGTTTAGGAGGGCCTTTGTTTGTTCGCCGGAAGATGGGTCGGACGCGCCTCGCGCCTCGGAGACCCACCGGCGACGCTCGGTCGCCCGCGCCCCGCAGGTGTTGTCGTCGACGCAGGCGCCCAGCTTGGCGACGTTCATGAACGCCGCCAGCCGCATCGTCTCCCAGGTGGGCGACAGGGTGAGCATGGGGGCGGCGGTGAGCTTCTCTTGCGCCATGAGCTTGCCCATGTCGGGCACCGACACCACCACCGGCGGCGCGTCGCCGACGATCAGCGCGTACTCACCCACCGACATCGCGCTGGGGGCGGTGTAGATCACCGACGTGAACAGATCTGCGCCCACCGCCGGGTCGACGACCACGGCCAGCGACGCGTCTTCGGGGGCGCCTTTGGCCGCCTTACTCACCGCTCGGGACACCGGCACGACGTAGAGCCCCTCGATATCGCGCCGCTCGACGCCCTCGTCGAACACGACCCGGTCGTGCGTCGCGACCTCCTTGCCGTCCACCAGCACGGCGTCGGCCGTGATCTGGACGACGACGTCGTAGTCGTCGGCGCTCCAGGCCTGCGTCGAGGCGTCGGCTGGCTGCGCAGGCTCGGCGTGCTTCGGCGCGCCGGCGCAGCTTGCAACGAGGGTCAGAGCCGAGATGAGCGCGATGGCGAGTCGGTGCGTGTTCACGGGTCTCCGGAGGCTGTCGGTCGTGTTGGGAGCGAGCGCACGAATAACCTACGTCGCCCGGATGCAGAAGCAAACGACCGACACGCTACGCCAGTCTCCTCTCCCGGTGGAATCCCACGACACGTTGCGGTAGTTTTTCACCCAGCTTGTAGACGCACCAGCCAAAGACGTTCGTAATAATGACTCACTCAAATCGCGCCGCACTGAGCGACGAGGACAAGGCGCGAGGCCGACGCGATGCAGCGCATCGTGGAGAACGAGCAACGCAGTCATCGTCGTTCAGGACAAGCGAGAAGTGAGTCATTATTGTGAACGGCGATTTAGGAGCCTCGCCATGACCCATTCGCAACGAGATCTGACCCACGGCGTGCGCGTGCTGTTCGAGGACGACGCCCTGATGGTCGTCTCGAAGCCCAGCGGCATGCTCGTCCACCGAGGCTGGGGCGACGCGGAGGTCGTCCTGGTCGACGTGATGCGCGAGGTGGTCGCCAGCGACAAGGTCCACACCATCCACCGCCTCGACCGGGCCACAAGCGGGGCGGTCATCTTCGCGCAGACGCCCACCGACGCCCGCACGCTCAACGACATGTTCGACGCAGGCGAGGTCACCAAGCGCTACCTGACGCTGGTGCGCGGGATTACGCCCGAGTCGGGCCACATCGACCACCCCATCCCCAATAAGGCGCGCGGCAAAGAGCGCGTGCCCGCCCAGTCGAGCTTTCGGCGCGTGGCCGCACTTCGCGACACCGAGCCGCGCGCCCTGTCGCTCGTCGAGGTGCGCCCGCACACCGGGCGCGTCCACCAGATTCGCCGTCACATGCGCCACATCAATCACCACCTCATCGGCGACACGACCTACGGCAAAGGCAAGCTCAACCGCGCCATTCGCGACCGCTACGGCCTCGATCGCATGGCGCTGCACGCCCTGTCGCTCGACTTCCCCCACCCACGCACCGGCGAGCCGCTGCGCGTGGTCGACCCGCTGGCCGACGACTTCGTCGAGGCGTTGAGACGAATGGGCCTCGAGGTCGGCGCATGGGCGCACGGGGAGATGGAGCGATGACTCGCCGAGCTGTGTTTGCCATATTGTTGGCCGCGCTCTTCGTCCAATCGGCGTGCCTGCCCGTGCCCGTATTGATCCCGCCCACCAAGCTCGACGGCGGCGTCTCGCTGGGGGGCCCCGCCGACCCCGAGCCGGTGACCTTCCCGCTGCGCGCCGGCGTCCACGTCATGCACCTCCTCGACGCCGAGCAGGCGCGCCGCTTCGACGCCGCCCCCGGTTGGAGCTTCTTTCCCAACGTCGAAGGCGGCTTCGTCCACGGCCCCTACGTCGAGGGCGGGCTTCTGTGGGCCCAGGAAGGGGGCGTGCGCTGGGGCTCGAACCTCAAGCAGCACTACCTGCTGGGAGCGCCCAGCGTGGATCGACAGTTCATGACGTCCCTGCAGGGCACCGTCGAGTGGGCCAGCTGGGCCAACGGCGAGGACGCGAGCGACAGCGACTGCTCGGGCGAAGGCTGCGCGATTTTGCTCGCGCTCGGCGAGGCCGGCGTGGGCGCGTTCGTCGAGGCGAGCGTGGCGTACGGCGCGGGCGCGCCGCAGTTCTGGGTGAGCACCGGCGTGCTCGTGCGAACGCCGCTGGTGTTCGGGGTGTTGTTGGCGCCGTTATTTTGAGGGGGAGGTGTCGAGCGTGGTTTGCGAGACGGAAGGGGCCCGGTCGCATGGCAAGGGCTGACGTAGGGCGACACTCTAATGGCCGTTTCGCGAGGTCGCCGTCCAACCTCGCCGCTAATAGCGGGCGTGGGAGACCTGCAAGGCTCGCAATTCGAACGGAGGAGCCACCTTCCACCCGCTTGTAGCTTCTCGACTCAAAGGGGGAGGTGTCGAGCGTGGTTTGCGAGACGGAAGGGGCCCGGTCGCATGGCAAGGGCTGACGTAGGGCGACACTCTAATGGCCGTTTCGCGAGGTCGCCGTCCAACCTCGCCGCTAATAGCGGGCGTGGGAGACCTGCAAGGCTCGCAATTCGAACGGAGGAGCCACCTTCCACCCGCTTGTAGCTTCTCGACTCGAAAACGTGCGACCGGTAGCGCATCTATGGCCGGCTGTCACCGCTGGGAAACTCTACCGGATCGAAGCACGTCTGGAGCTGAAATGAGCCCGATGCATATTGTCTACGGATTAGTCTTCGACGAGCACGACGAGCGCGTGCTGATGGTACAAAACGACCGTGGCCGCGGCTGGAGTCTTCCCGGTGGCGGCCAAGAACGCGGCGAATCGCTCGCCGAGACGGCGCGTCGTGAGGTGTTCGAGGAGACGGGGTACGACACCGAGCCCTATAAGCTCGTGGCTATCAGCGAGCGTCTGGGGGCGTGCGACGCCACGTTCTTCGTCTTCGCGTGCCGGCTGTTGGAGCCCGAGCCTGTCGGCAGGCCCGACGACGCCGAGATTCACGAGGTTGCGTGGATGGAGGTCGATCGGGCCGATGAACTGATGCCGTGGTATCCGGTCTCGGTCGCCGAGATGCGTCGGCGCTTCGAGGCGAGCTACTTTGTGGACCGTGAAGCCGTATCGTCGGACGAGCGGGAGGACGGGGAGCACTTCTCAGTGTCCATCGCGCCGATGAGCCTGACGCACGGAGCCATCACGCTGCACCTCATCACCGAGCAGAGTGTGGCTGAACTCGAGGAGTACCTGCGCGACAACCGCGATAGCCAGACGTTCATCGACGCCGTTCGTGCGCACTATCTGCCACGTTACGACGCCGAAGGCCGGCGCACTAAGTGGGGCTTCTACGCTGTGAACGACGGCGAGGTCGTCGGATGCAGCCTGCTGGGGATCGGCAGTTGGCCCGTCCGTCGAGGCTACACTGGGGCGTTCACGCTGCCCGAGATGCGTGGCCGGGGCATTGCACCCGGCAGCAAGCCGCATCTGTTCTACCTTGGCTTCGAACTCCTCGGCCTGCACCGCATCGAAACCGGCTGCAACGCTTCGAACCTCGCCTCGAAGCGGTCCATCGAGAAGACGCCTGGATTTCGGTTCGAGGGGACACTTCGGGGCTACGCCAGGGGGGACGACGGCGAGTTCGAGGACGAGCACCGCTACGCGATCGTGCGGGAGGACTGGAAGGCTTTGTACGAGCCTGCCGAGATTGTCGAGGACTGACGGGTTCGACGTGAAGTGCAAACACGGAAGTTGTGTACTTTAAGAGTCGCACTCCGGCTATCGAATCGCCTGGTAAGCATGCAGCTGTTCTTGGTAGTTGGTTCGTGGTCGATGTTTCGACGTCCTTGCCAAGAACCAAGAACCAAGAACGGCTGCAACTGTCGTGGAGGCTCATCGGAGCAGGCACTTCTCGTAAGTCACAGACATTATGTGCTTGTACCTAGCGTGCCACGCGCACGAGGCCGCCATTGGGGGCGGCGGCGTACAGCTCGGTGCCGAGGTCGAAGAGTTCGACGCCGCCGGTCTCGTCGAGGATGTCGTAGCTGTCGTCGGGGCGTACGAGCGCGATCTTGGTGTCGGTGGCCACCACCAGGACGCCGCCGAAGACGGTCGCGTCGTGGATGTCCGGGTCGTCGAACTCGCCGAATGCCTCGATGGCGGGCAGATCGAGAGCGTGGCGAATCTCGTCGGAGAGCACGCCTTGCCAACGGCCGTCGACGCGCCGGTAGACCTGCCGGCTGCTTACCGCCAGCAGACGCCCGTGAGCGTGCCGCAGGGCGTCGGGGCGGTGCGTTTCGGGGAGGCCTCGCTCCTCGCGGCGCCAGTCGCCGTCGCCGATGGGCTTGCTCCACAACTCGAAGCCGGGCATCGCCACCCAGATGCGGCCGTCGAAGAATGCGACCGAGTTGGGAGCTGGGATGCCGTAGTCGGTAGGAGGGAGGTCGACCTGCTCGAGGCTGTCGCCGCCGTCATGAGAGACGAACAACCCGCTGCCGAGGCGATGCTCGGCGATGGCGACGTGGTCACCGTCGACGTGCACGCGCACCTCCAGGATATTGGTCTGCGGCGAAGCCCAGATCTCGTCGGGGTCGGCCTGGGGGCCGCTCGTGCGGTAGACCGCCGCACCCTCGTCGGTCTCGACCGTCACAAATAGGCGGCCATCGCTCCCGTGGACGTCGCGTACGCCTTCGAAGCTGACCTCGTAGAGCCCGTCGCTCAACTCGCGAAACGCGGTCGTATGCTCCCAGCGGCTCTGGTCCTGCGGCTTCTTCCAGGTCGGCGAGAAGGACTGGCCGCTGTACAGGTCGCCGTCGCTTCGAAACAGGTAAGTAGGTGTCGAGAAGGGGGAGCCTACTTGCTGCCAAGTCTGCGCGCCGTCGTCGCTTCGCCAGGCTCCGGCGTCGGTGATGACCACGAGCGACTCGCCGCCCACGCAGTGGAGTCCCCCGCCGGAAAGCCGAAGCGGGATATAGGT
It encodes:
- a CDS encoding lysophospholipid acyltransferase family protein encodes the protein MADSHVNRAGTSYPATICADDSIPKAAIKALDYVLEYFDVTVEGAERIPEGGSLLVGNHSHFGIDSLAFFPALYGATGRIPRGMALRSLFGVPGLKWLMHQLGAVEGTRSTCIDLLDSDEMVVTYPGGAKDSIKGKDDRYTLKWGERQGFADVAIRAQKPIVPFAAIGPDEVFPVLNNRGLVSAPFLGDKSYKVPILIPIARRVPFYFHIGEPISPPDISDVDDPWELVAIRRDFAESAREALEELIGEGLEARRERRRQNERRGRRGLIRDAIAALLP
- a CDS encoding MbnP family copper-binding protein; amino-acid sequence: MSTPSSLLSPRLLLSALTGLTLMATACGDDASDNDDAAPQDVTLRFQGMVGDESFACGQTYAGMGTTDTDVEFHDFKVYVSEVALVTADGAKVPVELAQDGMWQHENVALLDFEDKTGGCANGTAELNDTVVGQVPDGDYTGVEFVVGVPFELNHDDVATAPAPLNLSSMYWSWAAGYKFLRVDGQTGDTAGFQLHLGSTACEGEQGNVSGCSNPNRIQVSLDDFDPAQDVIAIDAGQLLADLDLSTKESGEAAVCMSFPDHTDCEQVFDKYGLSFGSVEAGVQTFVTKK
- a CDS encoding helix-turn-helix transcriptional regulator, with product MSDDAVSANSKSAVSPETWRKIAFVWASLAAKPISKPDEVIEEFWQRVSDVLDFDTAFLVLAHHSELDRRAERLGYIEGWVPAEVFYAPDSYDPAHAAAIEEFRRERMPHDTWIQHNIAAAGEHRTFIRQDVLGDEPWESCSTGWLMEQMDVRDRMISVFALDDSVEVHLGFDRRGPTSFAPIDRNTVHALNKGLGPFWARLAMSFGLYKHQQSLTPRQRETLLYLLDGYSEAEIAELMNLTQGSAHQYVVAVFRSLNVNSRAELMAKWMGDYGIEVPEP
- a CDS encoding methanobactin export MATE transporter MbnM translates to MHKLTTPLAIIAATLLAACGADDPSPTAESTYAWNVPEGFPLPRVPEDNPMSEAKVELGRHLFYDTRLSVNETTSCATCHKQELAFTDGKTTAEGATGDIHPRNSMALVNVAYASTLNWANPVTTTLEQQAMVPLFNEDPVELGWVGHVDEILGRLRADERYPAMFEAAFPDADDELVSLDHVVKAISAFERTLISGNSPFDQYMYGGDDDALSASAKRGMELFFSERLECFHCHGGFNFSDSNDHENTVFREVAFHNNGLYNIDDTGNYPEGNQGLYDSTGRPEDRGRFRAPTLRNIALTAPYMHDGSIATLEEIVDHYAAGGRFVTDGPYFGDGRDHPNKSQFVSGFLITDEEKADLVAFLESLTDETFINDPRFGDPFAQAGPSQEQNEEQ
- a CDS encoding GNAT family N-acetyltransferase, coding for MSPMHIVYGLVFDEHDERVLMVQNDRGRGWSLPGGGQERGESLAETARREVFEETGYDTEPYKLVAISERLGACDATFFVFACRLLEPEPVGRPDDAEIHEVAWMEVDRADELMPWYPVSVAEMRRRFEASYFVDREAVSSDEREDGEHFSVSIAPMSLTHGAITLHLITEQSVAELEEYLRDNRDSQTFIDAVRAHYLPRYDAEGRRTKWGFYAVNDGEVVGCSLLGIGSWPVRRGYTGAFTLPEMRGRGIAPGSKPHLFYLGFELLGLHRIETGCNASNLASKRSIEKTPGFRFEGTLRGYARGDDGEFEDEHRYAIVREDWKALYEPAEIVED
- a CDS encoding alpha/beta hydrolase, which gives rise to MLNLTAGQSTKRPGQNLLVPEAFERALSGFAVRSAFQGMESAGMLEPPEGYGDHDVVVHRDIAYADSGAEHHRLDVYRPDDDRTYPAVLYVHGGGFRILSKDTHWMMAKTLARQGYVVFNINYRLAPEHRYPAAAEDTCAAYLWMLDRADEYGADASRAIVAGESAGANLVTALTVAATVERTEPWARHVFERGVVPAASVPTCGILQVSDPLRIERRKNKRVSKFVRDRLLEAADAYLPNADLEPASTPPMADPLRVLERADKTDRPLPPVFAAVGTRDPLLDDTRRLARTVARLGGFCDDRYYDGELHTFHALMWRENARQYWRDLFDFLDEALADRARRRFLRATG
- a CDS encoding RluA family pseudouridine synthase, yielding MTHSQRDLTHGVRVLFEDDALMVVSKPSGMLVHRGWGDAEVVLVDVMREVVASDKVHTIHRLDRATSGAVIFAQTPTDARTLNDMFDAGEVTKRYLTLVRGITPESGHIDHPIPNKARGKERVPAQSSFRRVAALRDTEPRALSLVEVRPHTGRVHQIRRHMRHINHHLIGDTTYGKGKLNRAIRDRYGLDRMALHALSLDFPHPRTGEPLRVVDPLADDFVEALRRMGLEVGAWAHGEMER